The Clarias gariepinus isolate MV-2021 ecotype Netherlands chromosome 20, CGAR_prim_01v2, whole genome shotgun sequence genome includes the window TGCAAACTTTACAACTCAGATTTTGTGCCCCTCCTTTATTCCTCCATATTTTAGGAtcttgatttccaaataaattgcaaaatttactttcatcttaAAAGAGGACGTTGGCCTACTGAGCAACCGCCTAACCCAGGTAAGATGTGTCTGACGTTGTctcatgtttaaaagtggcttgaGAAAtctttaaaggctcaggaaacctttgcaggcgttttgagttaattagctgattagagtgcaACACCATGTGTTttcaatattaaattaaaattattattttttttacaatattctaattttctgagatactgaattctgggttttcattagctgtacgTCATAATCTTCAAAATTAAAGGAAGTAAtcacttaaaattattttagaatttaattAGTAATACTAAATAGTACTAATACTAATAGTAATTAACCTATATAATAtacgagtttcacttttttaaattgaattaccgaaaaaaaaaaaacatttcaatgatATTCTAAGTTATTGAGACGCCTctgtatataaaacagaaattcagGGCGCCTTTCATtgtgtaacagtaggcagcgtcaTAATCACCTGTGCCCTTGTTATAGTGTGaggtaataatattatatatctgCTAAAACATTGGACCAGCGTGAGGAGCGGCAGTGAGTTGACCGAACACTCCATTCGCAGGTAACGAACGGTAGCACAGGATGTGGATGCAATGTCTAAAAGTCTGTCCAGCCGggttttgtcacagcatcacgcaaaattGGCTAGACAGAGTTTAATGGACCGTTGCCAGGTTTAAGAAATTTCCCTGCTGTGGGGCGTTTAAatgtatatcttatcttatatcTTATCTTAGCAGTGAAGTTGCGCAAGTTTTGACAGCTTACTGCGcatgcgtcaaactgtgggcgcgtcttaaatgGACCGCTGGACAGAAATTAATGAAAATTTTGTAATACTTAAATATCTTCCTTAAGTTTAACTTGCACCATGAGTGGCATCAAAATTTTGAGTGAAAGCtttgttataaacagttatgtgtcgAATTTAAAATAAGCGACTAATAAGCTACgcgctcaatgtaaacaaacacctgccgCAATAGAAGCTAACgctaactgaatatttttactgggagtgaaaaataagtgaattttaacttgaatttttttaacctaaaataataataatatcactaattacattaaagatcagcagattattaccagctttaaccttttaactgtttctacaaactctttaaccgtcACTGACGCTTAACTACTAACGCTGGTTATTATTTTTGGAGGTATTTGTTTTGTTACAGAAATGGTTtactgaataaatattttaatcatttgaaGTCTTTAAACCTGATTCTACATTTATTGTGATGATGATTTGAGGTAAAATACATCGTTTAAGGACGGATTCGCTTTTCCTGTCACGTGGTTTAGTTTTAGGAGTCGACTCCTTCCGTCGGTTCAGTGATTCAGTGACTCGGTTCTCCGGGTGTCTTGTTTTCCGACATGGTTCGCATTAGGCGGGTCGGAGCTTCCCGTATCGAAGTGTTCCACAGCAgcgggaggaggagggggaggtgcAGGAGGGTGTGGGGGATCCAGCGAGGACTTTAATACAGTCTcggacttttattattattattattagtataattTTTAGGGAAGTTGCTTCGTGAAGGGTGATGACTTGATGTCGGAGACGTTGTGTGAGTATAAGTATTTAACTAATCAGACGCGAAACGTTTTCTCCGCTTTTACACTcgggtttttgtgttttttttttttttttgtttgtttttgacttGTAAAAGttcttctttttaaacacaaaacattttgttgTTATTGAATATACAAAAGGTGTAATTTGCAGTTTGTAGATTAAACCAGCTTGTAATTgtggttttatttgtttattatgctataatataatacaaactGTTAGATTGTCAGTGTGTAGGAGGTAACGGTTTACACTCTTCTCATGGCAAAAGTCCTAAAAACACATTCATGTTAGGTTCTTAAAAACATGTCACATTGTTTCCTAAGTTCTAACATAatcatgttgtatttgaaatgtaaatgtaaaaaaaaaaaaaaagaatctaaacAAAGTAAccagtttgttttttgttactctttgggaaaaacaaaaataactgaTGGTTACATGTTGCAGCCCAGGATGGGTTGCCAGATCTCccattataaacttttttttttttttttaagagtcagTATTAATTTGCAAGTTTCATTTTAATAGCatgaatatatacatataaataaaattgactgCAAAATTGTGTTGTTTATTTAGGTCTAGTTGAAGTATCGCTTTAACTCAACATTTAAATTTCACTTAGGTTAAACTTCAAGCGGATATCTGCAGTAAATTTTCAGATTATTTAATAGAAGGCGCGACCAATCACTTCTGCTTGTAACATTacgctatataaataatattaggcACTATCATCAGTACCCATCGTTGATGGTTAAAAATTTTgtagaaatagataaaaattttaaagataaaaataatctgctgatctttaatgcaATCAGTGATAATATTGTTATTTCAGTTTGAAACCCACGtacacgtctgtctgtctgtctgtctgtctgtaggttGTAGGCCTTGTTTACACTTATTTTTgaaatccagcacataactgttcataacatggcttttactcaacattttgatgtcactgatggtgcaggttaaacttaaggaagatatctaagtactgcaaaagttaaACTCTGTCCAGGATTcgattttatattattattataatttttttccaactttctcccctaatttagtcgtggccaattcctttctgtcactagggggctcccacattaaggctactactaccactcagccgggagggcgaagactatcacgtgttttctccgaaccgcgtgacgcgagccgaccgcatcttttcgaactgctcgctcacgcaccgttaggagcggagtaacacactcggaggaaagcgctagccgctgccgcccctgattggctgtagagccgtgattaatgtgggagcgcgagtacctctcatccctccccccccggagagagctcggccaatcagctctctctgtgcctccggctgtgagaggaaaacagcatcacccggggttcgaaccagcgatctccggatgatagggcgagcgctttaccactgcgccactcagaggccagGGTTCGATTTAAGACAAGCCcacagtttttaaatttaaaatgtacaagttacacaaaaaaaacacacttattAATGACAACAGGAACTATAACAGGATGTGCAGTGTAGTAAGTTTAATcagcatttatatttattatatgtaaaacattacacatccattcaaattaaatgcattaaaataaaagactggaataggttttatcatcattatttttaaattaatattcacATTGTCATGAATCATcctaaaaaaaggtcatgtgactggGGCTCATTATGATATTTGATTTGATGATTGATTTGCATCATTTAATCTTTGTCAGTACCTCCAGGTCGATCGAGTGCTGCAAGTAGCGCACATTTTTTCAATTTCCATTTTCTATGTTGTGGTCtgattggaaaataatcatcaAGAGTATGTCGTGATTTATGTGGAGTTAACGTTACCAACCTGAAGTGTTTTGGTTCCTGTTATACTACAAGTATTTGTCACggtgtatttattaaatagtaacatgtctgttttatctgtttatagttaCTAGAAACATGTTTGTTACTGTTCTTACTCATGTTAGAGTAGTTATATATAGCCGTTCTCTTTTTCGCTGTTTCTTTCTGGATGTTTGTCATGTTATCAAGAAACCATAGGGATTAAACTACTCAAAAAAAGCTTAGGGTCGCAGGTTTGTTTCTGAGAATACTTGACTCTGAGTCTGGTTCATCAATGTGAACACAATCGTTGTGCGCTTGGGAACCGGGAAAGGTAGTCTCGAGAATGATGCAGCTTACTCGGGGACAGACtgaatcagatatggaagccgAATGTACCTGAGAACGGAAGATCATCGCTGTTTAGATACAACATCAGTGCCGCTTTTCTCGTCCCAATTCGTCCCAGTGTAACCTGGATCTCATCCTCTCACCTACACAGCCGTAGCTGATGCCTTGCCATTTACTTTTTTCTGAGCGTGAAGATTAACTTCCTTGTTCTCCTCTACTCTTGTAATTAATAGTGGCTCATAAAGCACGTAGAGGgaatactgccacctgctgtatccgAGAGTGTAGTTACGTCAGCAATCCTGAGCATGGTACAAGTCAATCTGAATGTGAAAACACCCTAAATGTTAAAGCTTTATCTCTACGAGTCCCAGTGTTACACTTTCTAACCAATCACTGTGATGAAATCCAGGTTTAaaccactttaaataaaaacaaaacctcaGCAGTGTATCTGAGTAAAACTGAACATTTCCGTGTCTGTGCTAAATAATCAGATCGATAGATCCCTGCCAGCAGTCTGTCCAAATCTATTTCAGTGCTGcatcccagtgtgtgtgtgtgtgtgtgtggatgaaacCGGTGATTACTCAGGGTTTTATCTCCCTCTGCGTCTCTTTAACTCCTCATTTAAAGTCATGCACGTCGTAACTCAGAACACAGATAGTTATTATGTACGTTCGCCTTTGGGTTCAACTTAAAGGTTACGTCTGGTTTGATTATAGTGTTTTTGCTTGTTCAAAATAGACTCATCATCATCTTAGTGTCTGATAAGCAACAGGAAAAATATGGCGCTATCAGTGAATTGAATGTAAAGAATTAAACACTGTGTACAAACAATGAGTTAGTATGATGAAGCGTGAAGGTGCTGTTATCATTCCAAAGTTGATTGCTTGTCtaagttttatttattccttttacgACACAtcagtttttatgaattaattaaagttGTACTTTATATCCATTTATAGTGACATGTAATGTTGCAGAAACACAGGTTaattcctgttctcacttacgCTATAGCAGCTGCAAAGAGTCATTCCTTCACCCAGCCAAAGACCAAAaatttacacatactgtactgcgaATCCGCAAAGCGCTTACTTGTGTTTTGCTTTGCTTTAGAATTCTGCGTTATTATCCCTATGACCAAATTAGGATCCAAGGATTTAATACAATGTTGTATTTATAcagaaaattacagaaaaacatTATGTCGGAAATAAACTATTTTTGCATGCAATTTGCAGAAACATGGATTACTTTGAAAAGATACAGATGCTCTTTATTTGTGATTTTATATAGCATACGAAatctgttcattttatttaaaggacACTCTGAATTGTGTCTCTTAATGTTCCAGCTGAGATATAACCAATAGCGTACACTCTGGCTAAtagatttattgtattttttggaAATGGTGCCTAACTGGGTGGGGTCTTGTCATATATGAGGTCACGAAGGTGGGTTGGGGGGACTGGGGGGGTGATCTGATTTGCTTTTTAAAGAAAGTGGATttcaggaaatgttttttttttgtttgtatttgtaaaGATACTTTAATACTAAACTGTTTATTGATCTAAAAATCATGACTGCAGTTGATTTGCTTGGGTTTCATCCTGTTGTGTAAtagtttaatgtaatttatcaAAGCTTGCGATTTAGACAAAAAGAACAGAAGCGCATTATTGTCTTTGGGAAGTCTTATGTTCAGTTGGACCAAACTTTTGCATATTACGCTcagttcacggtgtcaaatggaACTTCCACATATGTGTGTGATTCATCTCGTATTACCTCCTGACCATGAGTTGTTGAAAAGTGTCATTTGAACTTTATGCTTTGTACGACAAAGAAATATACAGTTAAGCTTGTGCAAGCATTCTGCACACGTCGTTTATTTTGCTTTGAGCAACGTCAAGCTTTGAAAATGAGACGACGACCTTTTAGCAACTCTGTCCTGACGCTTTTGGAAAAAACAATGATCCCGAGTCATACTAATTATCAGTAAAGTAAAAGTGTGAAACAACAGCTGAGATGAGTCTGTTCAGTGTTAATATTACAGCGACAGTGTTTGGTGCGTGGATTTGTCAGAGCATTGTGGGATGGTATTTCCTTCGTCCATGCCGAGCGTCCCAGAGGAATTCCAGGAATGTGTCTCGGAGCCGCCGACGATTCTGTAACCTCTCATTTCTCAGCCCACTCGCAGCGTTCCCTGCCGCAGTGGCCCACCGATGCTGCTCGCGTCAGCTTTATGTTTATGGCTCGCTTAGTTTTGTTCCAGCCGAAAAGGAATGATCTGgcacttctcttttttttacgaGCTTTCCTGAGTCAAGAAGGCAAAGCTGCATTCAATGTATTTACAGACTGTTTTACAGAAAATTACCGCAGTAGAGAACCGGACAAAgcattgatatacagtacatgtaaagaTTTGATTGTTAAATACAGATGTTATTACACTGAAGCCTTAAACAAGCAATTTGAATGCTGTAGATGTAGATGAGGTATAACGAATTAACAAGTACGCCAGACCTGATGTTATCCCCAAACCGTGACCATCTGAATCAGGCGGTTATATTTAACCATTAAAATCTCATGTGGCAGTCGAATCATACAATTCAAAGACAAATTTGGCCCGGAGTGTGACACAttttcccctctttctctctcttccttcccCATCCCAGCTGTTACAAAGCCTGCTCGAAAGATTTGTATCCCAGATGTTTCCACTTGAACGTATTTACGTCTGTTGCTAGTAAAGAAGCTGAAAAGACCGAGCGCCTGTTCCGTGTCGCTGAGTAATTAAAAGTGCAGTCTTGTGAGAAATCTGCAGTTGGAAACTTGGCATATGACTGTATCCAGCTGCATTTTTGGCatttggtcattttttttttatccagacaCACATGCAATTCTGTAATGACTGTATACCAGCGGCCATGTTTAAGCAACCACCCTTATACAGTAGATGTCTTTTTGTGAAGATTAAGAAAGTGTTCCAGTATTAGCCTCCACTTCTCTGGACACGGTTGTGAATCTAGTTCACATTTGATAAAAAcctttacatatttttacacacattgcATGTTTAAGCTCTTTGTGAATGTTTTTActcttgaattattattttttttacagatgccCCAGTGGCGGGTTTGATTCAGCAAGGAACAGATAACTTTCACACAAATTGACCGACACAATGTGCTCAATGAACCATCCAGGTAACTGGGTCACATTCGAAGATGAAGTCACCCCCCAGTCCTCACCGCAGAAAAGCCTGCAGACTCCTTCACCAAGTTCTGGGTCAATACCTCGACCGAATGGCTTGAAATTGGTGCTGCCTCCTTTGGGCAGTTCTGCGAGGAGGTTATCCAGTCCACTGGAATCTCCCCATATGCACTTTAGCTACAATGGGAGCTCATGTGTGCCCAGCAACACTCCAATGTGCACTCCAGTAAGGGAAACACCGACAGGTCCGTCTCCCTTTAACCTCGACCCACTAAGACCACCTAACGTCATTAGGAGTTTCTCCAACACCTCGGCGAACGTTTCTTCTCCTGATAGACGCTTATCTTCCGAGGCTTCTGCTTGCTTCCCAGCGTTCCAAGACGATCCTGGTCAGGTTAACTTATTTTTGGGTGAAAACAAGCACAAACGAGATTCTGGCAGTTCTTCGTCAGACTCAGAGCCTGGCTCAAGCTTGCCTCGTTTTTTTATCCGAAACAAGGATGGTTACGAGCCACCACGGGACCAACTACAAAATTCCTACTCGTACATCTGCCATAAGCTAGAGCGGTTAAAGGCAAAGGAGGACGAAGaccaagagagagaagaaagaaattCGGATATAGTAAAACTAAAGGATGTTGATGAACAGAAAGGTTCTTCTTCCTTTGTTCCACAGGGACTGTTCCTCAGCCAGAGGAGGCATGGCTGGCCGTTAATGCTAAGGATCCCAGAGAAAAAGAACCGTATGTCATCCCGTCAATGGGGCCCTATATACTTACAGTTGCTCCCAGGAGCCCTCCTCCAAATGTATTATGAAAAAGGCTTAGAGAAACCATTTAAAGAGTTCCAGCTTACTTCCAGTTGCTATCTTTCAGGCCCCAAACTGGAAAGTTATGGTGAACCGCGAAAAATCGCCACTTTGAAAATAGAACATGTGTCATACGTTGAACGAAAGCGCTACCACCCCAAACCTGAGGTGACGCATGAAGCCGAAGTGGAGCAGCTGCTGAAGTTCGGCACAACCGAGTATGGAGACATGGAGGACTTGCTGGTGTCCCTTGAGGAGGAACTGATGAGATTACCTGGTCCCTTCAAGCAACCAAAACATTATGAGGATCAAGAGATGTCCTTGCAGATTGCAGACCATATCTGGATGCGTGTAGATAAGGATGGAGCCACTCTGGAGCGTGCAGCCATCACACGGCTCCATTGCTTGGCCTTCATAAACGGCGCAGCGGAATGTTTCCTGGCACTGAATGACCTCGGACTTTTGAGTAAAGACTCTAATTACGGCTCTGAAGAGGACGAAGCGTGGATGGAGATCGCTGACTACTGGTTTCACAAGTGTGTAAGAGAGGCTGAATTCGAAGACACTAGGTTGATTAAGTTCTCGCCACCGGACGCCTGCAGGGTGGAACTCGGGCGCTACAGGGCGGCATCACTAAACTGTGGAGACTTGCCCTTCTCAGTCAGGGCTACAGTCACCGTTCAAGGTGCCTACCTGGAGCTACAAGCCTTTCTGAATATGCAGTCGTCCTTCCCTACGGTCGGGGCAGAAACTCTTTGTGAAAACGTGCTTATTCAGATTCCGCTTCCTGGGGATTGGGTCAAAGTGCCTCGCACAATCTCGCTGCTCTGGCAGAAATCTATTAAGGCCCGCATGAACAGAAACGCCTGTCTGGGCTCAGTGAACGTCACAGATTCTCATCCTGTCATGCAGGTGACTGTTGGCACTGTCAAATATGAGAACGTGTATGGAGCTATTGTTTGGAGAATTGACAAGCTTCCTGCTAAGAACATGGGTAAGAAATGAATCTGGTACCCTTACATGAAAGCACATgtttcttaaacaaaaaaatctgaaagtcTGAAATTTTCTACTTCAATAGAAGGCTAGATTTAAAACTTCAAACCCCACTCAATACACTCCATAGttattgttttgtaaaataacacaaaatttcATTCATCTTTTGATAAATATTAAGTCAGTGGTAGACAATCTGGCTTTGCTAACGTTTTAGCTATTGCAGAAAATAACACAGCATTGTGAGGTATTCATATTTCTCAAAATATCAGCACATTACCTTAGCAATGCAATAATAAATTCTCCTAGCACTAATCAGTGTTAAATTCCATTTGCACACAAGATGTTTTTAAATGCGTTTTTTAAAATTCCAGGGCTTGGGCAGACATCTGGAAAAGCTGTGGTAGAAACTGTGCCATGCATTCAGCCTCATGCTAATGCAAATACAAATTTATGACactgtatttattgtttacattatatatatgaaaatagtCATATCAGGCATGAGAATCACCAGGGGCCACAAGATACGATGTTGAGAAAAGGTGCTGAATCTATTTGTATCGCGATCCTGAAAgtattataaactttttttctcccGATTTTGTTTGTTACATCTAAACCAGTTCCTGATACAAAAGTTTGAATAGTGTGAATAGTTCCTGTAGGattacagtaagtccccaacatacGAACATTCGCGTTACAAACTTTCGAAGATACGAACATGTGTTTGTGCAATGTGCTATGTTTAATCGCGGAAGTTAGATCGCATGTCCGGAATACATCGTCACATTCGAGCAGCGTGCATCCCAGGATGTCTGGAAGCGAGCGTAAAAGCAGCGGCGATAAAGCTGGTACTTCTAACAAGCTCCATAAAATAATTATCGACATCAAAGTGAAAATTTTCGAGAGAATGAAGAGAGGCGAAACGATGGCAGACGTTGCTCaatcttttaacatgaatcatcAATCATCGGCAcgattttaaagaataaagataAAATCTTGGAACATTTTAGTTTTATACTGAGTCTAGTGAGTTGTGTAGTGTCTTAGTACGTATACAATGTgtgttggacttatgaacaaattgaaCTTAGGATCACACTCACAGAACATAACTTGTTTGTATCTTGGGGACTTACTATATAGAGGAACGTCAAGATTTTACcactttaaatgcaaacatatattaattaaaaattataaaaaaaaaatattttggagtcagtgtaaTGATAGACGAATTGCAACATAAAAGAATAATGATATATATctgataattattttttcacccataatattTCAGACATTTATGTTGGTTTTAGTAGAAAAATATGATTAAGTGAACATAgagttatgttttaaataagcatATAGTAAGAAAGTTAGAACTTTTGCAATTAGGACATCACTTACAGTTAATCGGGCGATCCCGAGGCAAATATTTATCACAGCGGTAACATAGCATGACTTCGTCCATCATGACAGTGTTTGCTTTGGTTACAGTTCTGTCCTACTGACTAGGATTGCGGGGGGAGGATTTAAAATGATGAGCCCTGAGCAAGCTTTGTACAAAAGGTTCTGCCAAATGAATAAAAGATTCAAAGACAGAGATAGCAGACTAGTCAGCCTGGGTTTCCTGAGTTGTTTGCTGTGTGCTCCCCCTTGTGGTCCtaacttttcattttctttattttctttgtttaccCTCTCACAGCTGCAGACCATCCCCATTGCTTCTCCTGTAAGCTGGAGTTGGCATCAGACCAAGAGATCCCCACTGACTGGTTCCCATTCATCACCATGGAGTGTGAGGTGGCAGATACGGTCGTTTCTCAAACCAGGGTGAAGTCTTTGGGAACAGAAAGTGACATTCAGCCTCAGAAACACATCAGCTACAGGGCCTTCTATCGTTGCCAGGTAAAATCTTAGAGAAGCTAATCAATCAGTTATACAAGTTGAATAATGATAAATGTGGCAAATTATCGTTAAAAAAGGGTCCATGACtgattttcttctttctttttgcttttaggtggaaattgaaaaaaagcTAATCGAGCCCCAATCGCAGAAACTATCAAGTTGCGCAacacaatgataaaaaaaagaaaaggatttgTTTCAGAGGAATAAAAACACTTGCATACTCGCAGTTATGAATAATCAGCATGCACGTACAACAGGCACATGGAACGGTCCTAGACTATTTTGTCCTCCGCAAGTTAAGATCAGCACACATAGCTCTACAATATAAGAcaagtatatgtatttatattaaccattaaattaataaatacaatttgtAATGCTCTGCCAGAATAAACGACTGTTAAAAACCTGTCTTTGCACTTTAGCCCATTATACATTGCAGGATTTCAGAGGGATGAAATGCATATTAAGCCCTTTTAAGATTATCTAATGAAATGACTTGTGTAGCTGATGTACTGTAAGcgataaataacaaaataaggcatatataaagtatatgctACCTCCTGAGGTTTGTGATTTTCCCCAGGAATTTTAGAAAGATTGTATTGCTAAAATGTACTACGGcattattataatgttattttctaaTAAACGGCTACATTGCtaacaataattttttaattagtaGGATTGATTTGTTATTATGCTTCCTCTAGTGCTGCAACACTGCAGGATGTTACCCCTtcataaaaacaattacataTGTATAACaggcttttttgttgttgttgtcgttgtaTTCACAACAttgaaatttatttcattttagaaattaataaagagaaacttttATTGTTCACACTTATCATGTTGAAGTTTATCTAACTGGGGttgttaaatgtaaacatattttacttgtactcagcattttttttgtcctgcatTGACACATCTGAGAAAACTATTGATCAtaaaaatgtcttatttttttatgtcccTGTCTAATAATACCTTTAAATTGTGTTGCAGCTGGTTATCGAATCTATTATCACCAGTCTTGATTATTAGCTAGCCTCAGCTTGGCGTCCGTGTTTCCTGGTTAATTAGcatcaatgtttttttcacaGTTTTAACAACTGAAAGCTTAGCATggtatatttttctatataatatgTCTAGTAAAACATTGTTTATATAAGTGAATAGTGTAATGCTATGATGACTGGAAAACCTAACACAACTTCTGGAACATTTACAGTTACCTCAGATGTGCAGCTAAATTGCTAAAAAGTGACTCCTCAACTGAAAATTCAtgttaaatataaagtgaaaatcaaTTTATACTATATTAAGAAAAAAGTCAGG containing:
- the LOC128508764 gene encoding stonin-1 yields the protein MCSMNHPGNWVTFEDEVTPQSSPQKSLQTPSPSSGSIPRPNGLKLVLPPLGSSARRLSSPLESPHMHFSYNGSSCVPSNTPMCTPVRETPTGPSPFNLDPLRPPNVIRSFSNTSANVSSPDRRLSSEASACFPAFQDDPGQVNLFLGENKHKRDSGSSSSDSEPGSSLPRFFIRNKDGYEPPRDQLQNSYSYICHKLERLKAKEDEDQEREERNSDIVKLKDVDEQKGSSSFVPQGLFLSQRRHGWPLMLRIPEKKNRMSSRQWGPIYLQLLPGALLQMYYEKGLEKPFKEFQLTSSCYLSGPKLESYGEPRKIATLKIEHVSYVERKRYHPKPEVTHEAEVEQLLKFGTTEYGDMEDLLVSLEEELMRLPGPFKQPKHYEDQEMSLQIADHIWMRVDKDGATLERAAITRLHCLAFINGAAECFLALNDLGLLSKDSNYGSEEDEAWMEIADYWFHKCVREAEFEDTRLIKFSPPDACRVELGRYRAASLNCGDLPFSVRATVTVQGAYLELQAFLNMQSSFPTVGAETLCENVLIQIPLPGDWVKVPRTISLLWQKSIKARMNRNACLGSVNVTDSHPVMQVTVGTVKYENVYGAIVWRIDKLPAKNMAADHPHCFSCKLELASDQEIPTDWFPFITMECEVADTVVSQTRVKSLGTESDIQPQKHISYRAFYRCQVEIEKKLIEPQSQKLSSCATQ